The Oceanithermus desulfurans genome segment ATCGATCTGCAGCCGGGGCGCTTCCGCGCCAAGGGCGAGGTCATCGAGGTCTGGCCCGCCTACGGTACCGAGCCGGTGCGCATCGAGCTCTGGGGCGACGAGATCGACCGCATCCACAGCGTCCACCCCATCAGCGGCGAGCGCGGCGCCGAGCTGGAGACCCTGATGCTCATGCCGGCCACCCACTACGCCACCCCCGAGGAGCGGCTGCGGCCGGCCATGGAGGCCATCGAGGCCGAGCTGAAGGCGCGGGTGGCCGAGTTCGAGAAGGCGGGCAAGCTGCTCGAGGCCCAGCGCCTGCGCGAGCGCACCCTCTACGACCTGGAGCTGCTGCGCCTCATGGGCCACTGCCCCGGCATCGAAAACTACGCCCGCCACCTCTCCGGCCGCGCCCCCGGCGAGCCGCCGTACACGCTGCTCGACTACTTCCCCGACGACTTCGTGACCTTCATCGACGAGTCCCACGTCACCGTCCCCCAGATCCGCGGCATGTACAACGGCGACTACGCCCGCAAGAAGGTGCTCGTCGAATACGGTTTCCGCCTGCCTTCGGCGCTCGACAACCGCCCGCTGAAGCTGGACGAGTTCCTGGAGCGCACCGGTCAGATGGTCTTCGTCTCGGCCACGCCGGGCCCGGAGGAGCTGGCCATGTCGGGCCAGGTGGTCGAGCAGATCATCCGCCCCACCGGCCTCCTCGACCCGAAGGTGACCATCAAGCCCGCCGAAGGGCAGATGGAGGACCTGATGGCGGCGATCAAGGAACGGGCCGCGCGTAGCGAGCGGGTGCTGGTCACCGTGCTCACCAAGCGCATGGCCGAGGACCTGACGGCCTACCTGAGCGAACACGGACTCCGCGCCCGCTACATGCACCACGAGCTCGACGCCTTCGAACGTCAGGCGCTCTTGCGCGACCTGCGCCTGGGCCACTTCGACGTGCTCGTCGGCATCAACCTGCTGCGCGAGGGGCTCGACCTGCCCGAGGTGAGCCTGGTGGCCATCCTCGACGCCGACAAGACCGGTTTCCTGCGCAGCGAGCGCAGCCTCATCCAGACGATCGGCCGCGCGGCGCGCAACGCCGGCGGCGAGGTCTACCTCTACGCCGAGGAGGTCTCGGAGGCGATGAAGGCCGCGGTCGAGGAGACGAACCGCCGGCGCGCGGTTCAGGAGGCCTACAACCGCGAGCACGGCATCACCCCCCGCACCATCGACAAGAGCGTGCGGCGCATGGTCAAGCCCGAGGACTTCGAAGAAGCCCCCGAGCTGGCGGCGGCGGTGGACGAAGAAGAGCTGAAGCGGCAGATCGCCGACCTGGAGCTGGCCATGTGGTCGGCCTCGCAGGACCTCGACTTCGAGCGGGCCGCCGAGCTGCGCGACCAGCTCCGCGCCCTGGAGGCGCAGCTGAAGGGCGTGGCCCTGCCCCAGGCCTCGCCGCCGAGCCGCAAGAAGCGCCGTCGCCGTCGGTAGCGGTCGCGAACACGGCCCGCAGCGCATTCGGACGGGGTGCGGACGACCGCCCGCCCGGTCCTTGCGCGCAGCTACAGCAAGATCCCCGATCCCGGCGCTTTGCGCCTCGTCGGGGATGACGACATGAGGGTGTGGGGTGTAGGGGGTGGGGTGTAGGGGGCGAGGGAAACGAAGAGGACGCGAAGCATGGTTCTTCGCGACTTAGGGATGGCGAAGAAAACAACCGGCGGCTTCGCTCGCTACCCGCTGCGCCCTATTCCTTCTCTTTCGAGCTCTCCACCACGCGCTACGTACCGCAGTCATCCGTCATTCCGGACGAGCGGGCCGTCTGGCCCGCGAGAGCCGGAATCTTAACGTGGACGAGGAGCCGGTTGCTCGAAATAAGGATGGTGACGACGGCGCGTTGGTTCGTTTGGTCTGCGCTACCGCTGCAAGATCCCCGATCCAGGCGCTCCGCGCTGCGTCGGGGATGACGGAGAACGGCGGTACGTAGTGCGTGGTGAACAGGTTTCAGGATGTGGGATGTGGGAAATGAGAAGTGGGAAAATGAGAAGTGGGATGTGTAGGCCACGAGCCACAGGCTACAAGCCACCCACCGTCTTTCCCGGTTCCCCGGGCGAGGCCGGCCCTGCCGGCCAAGACCCGGGGGCCCATGCAGCGGGTGGCGCCGAAGGTAGGATTACCGTCGACAGGCCAACCACAGGTCACGAGCTACAAACTACAGGCCACGGGCATACTCGCTGACTTCCCCTCCGGGGGAGGTAGCCGGAGGCCGGAGGGGGGGTTGTTGGATGGGATGTGGGGTGTAGGAGGTAGGTGTGCCGCGGATCAGCGCCGGACGTCTGGCTCATGTAACGCCCCGACCCCCACCCCGGCCCTCCCCCGAGGGGAGGGCCCTTCTTGGTTGTTGCAGGCCGTGAACCCTAGGCTGTGGGCCACAGGCTACGGGCTGCTTTCCAAACCCCCATCCCCCGGTCCTTCCCGGGTGGAGAAAAGCGTGCCGCTGCCGGTGAGGCGGCCCTTCGTCCCCGTCCGCTTGCGGGAAGGGAGAAAACCGCCCGCCCGGCCGCGAGCGCCGGGTTGCCGGTCCATGCGTGGACCCGGCGCCGCGTCTCCGGGGTGACGCCCCCGTGGCCCTGGTCCGTGAGCGCAAAACCCCCGGCCGCGCGGCCGGGGGCGGGGAGTCCGCGGGGGACGGTCAGGCCAGCAGGATGGGGCGTTCCAGGTAGAAGGCCACGCGCTCGAGAAAGCGGGTGCGGTCGGTGGGTAGCTCGCCGCTGATCGAGAGCAGCCCCAGGCCTTCGGGCAGGCCGGCACGGCCCAGGGTGAGGAGCACCTGGCCGGGGAGGATCACCTCGGCGTAGGGGGTTTCGCTCAGGTCCAGGACGACCAGCCCCTCGCCCCCTTCTTCGGCGGCGAGCAGCTGGTCGAAGAGGTCGCGCAGGCCCAGCGCCGGCTGCACGGCCAGGGTCCGTGCGGCTTCGCCCTCGAAGCGGCCCAGCACCGGGCGCATGGGCACCTCCAGCTCCGCCAGCGCGCGGTCGGCGGCCCGGAAGAGCAGCAGCTCCAGCGGCACCTCGCGCCGCCAGGCGGCCGAAAGGTCGGCGCGCGCGCGTTCGGCGGCGGCCAGGTCGACGGCGCGGCGGAACGCCGGCGGGAAGACGACGGCCGGCTCGGGGGCCGCTTCCTCCTCCACGTCTGCGGCGAAGGCCGCCTCGCCCGCGGCCGGTTCGGTCGGGGGGAGCGGTGCGGCGGGGGCTTCGGGCGCGGCCGGCTCGGTCGTGGCTTCGGGCTCGGCTGACTCCGGTTCGGCTGCCACCGGTTCGGGGGCCTGCGGCTCCGGCTCGGCCACCTCCGGCTCCGGCGTTTCGGCGAAAGCCTCCTCGGGCTCCAGCGGCCACGCGGCCTCGGCCGTTTCCTCCTCCAGGGGCTCGGCCTCGGCGAAGGCCCCGGCGCTCTCCGCTTCTTCCGTAGCGGCGGCCGTCTCCTCGGGGGCGGGTTCGGCAAACTCGACGCCCTCGAAGGCCTCGGGTTCGGCGGGTTCTTCTTCCACCGCGGCGGCCTCTTCTGCGGCGGCGGGTTCGGGCTCGGGGGCCTCCCACTCGAAGGCGGGTTCCTCAGCGGCCTCGACCGGCTCCTCCCACCCCGGAGCTTCCGCGGGGGGCGCGGCCTCCTCGGGTTCGGGTTCGAGCCAGGGCGAGGCTTCCTCGGGCTCGGGCTCGACCACGGTCCAGCCCTCATCGTCCAGGCCGGAGGCGGGTGCGGCCTCGGGCCCGGGCGCGGGGGCGGGTACGGCCTCCGCGACCTCCTCCTCGAAGTCGACCTCGAAGAAGGTCTCCTCTTCGACGAAGACCTCTTCCGCGGTCGGCGCCGCTTCGACCGGCGCCGGGGGTTCGATGGGGGTTTCAGGGACGAGGTCGCCGATGTCCACGCCCTCGCGCGCCAGCACCTCCTGGACCTGGCTGATGTCGGGAACGGCCTCCGGAGGAGCCGCGTCGCTCGGTTCGGGGGGGAGCTCCACTTCGCCGGCCATCACCTTGGCGAGGAAGGCCAGAATGTCGCGCTCCACAATGGTCCCGTCGGGGCCCGTGCCCTCGAGGTTGTGCCAGTCGATGCCGTTTTCTTCGGCGAGCCGCCTGGCCAGGGGTGTAATCTTCGGTTCCGTCATCTCGGATCTCCCTATGTTCCCCCTATCATAGCCCAGTTCTAGCCGCGCGCGCCTGCAGCACGTACCCTGGGGTATGGAACGCGAACTGGCCCGCCTGATCCTGGACTACAGCCGGCCGGTCGAGGCCGGCGAGACGCTGCTGGTCCAGGCCGAGATGGAAGCCTGGCCCCTGCTGCGGGAGCTGCACCGCGAGGCCCTCGTGCGCGGCGCCTACCCGCTGCTACGGATGGCCTACCCCGGGGAGGATGCGGAGTTTCTCGAGCGCGCCGGAGCGTGGCTGGAACGGGTGCCCGAGGTGGAGCGGGCGCTCGTGGCCGCCAGCGACGCCTTCGTGCGCGTCCTCGCCCCCTCCGATCCCTTCGCCGCCTCCGGCATCGACGGCGAGCGGTTGGCGCGCCACCGCAGGGCCTGGGGCGTGCTGCGGCCCCCGCACGGGCGCCGTACGCTCACGCTCTGGCCCACGGCCGGGCTGGCGGCCATGGCCGGGATGAGCCAGCCGGCCTACCGCCGCCTCGTTCGCAGCGCCTTCTTCCTCGACCGCCCCGATCCCGCGGCCGCCTGGCGGGCGCTCTCGAAGGCGCAGGCCCGCCTGATCCGGCGGCTCGAGGGCGTGCGCGAACTGCGGATCCAGGCCGCGGGCACCGACCTGCGGATGCGGGTGGAGGGGCGCCGCTGGGTCAACTCCGACGGGCGCAGCAACTTTCCCAGCGGCGAGGTTTACACCGCGCCGCTCGAGGACAGCGTGAATGGGGAGGTGCGCTTCGACCTTCCCATCCTCGCCGGCGGCCGCTGGGTGCGCGGCGTGCGCCTGGTCTTCGAGGCGGGCCGGGTCGTCGAGGCCTCGGCCGAAGAGGGGGACGCCTACCTCCAGGCCCTGCTCGCCACCGACGCCGGCGCGCGTGGCGTGGGCGAGCTGGGCATCGGCACGAACTTCGGCCTGGAGCGGGGCACCGGGCTGGTGCTGCTGGACGAGAAGATTGGGGGTACGGTGCACCTGGCGTTGGGCCAGGCCTACGCCGCGACCGGAGGAACCAACCGCTCGGCCGTCCATCGGGACCTGATCGTCGACCTGCGCCGCGGCGGGGTGCTGACCGCGGACGGGGAGGTCGTCCAGGAGAACGGCCGGTTCAACGAAGACTGGTTCGTTTGGCCGGGGTGACGCGCCGCGCGCCCAGGTAGACCTTGCGGTACCAGGGGGCGCTGAACCGCTCGATCATCACCCGGTTCTTGACGCTGTTGGCGTGGATGAAGCGGTCGTTCCCCAGGTAGATGCCCACGTGGTCCACGCCGCGGCCGCCGAAGCTGAAGAAGACGAGGTCGCCGGGCTGGAGGTCGCGGACGGGCTCGAGCCGGGCCCAGAGGTCGCGCGTGGAGCGGGGCAGGGCGACGCCCAGCTCGCCGTAGACGCGGCCCACGTAGCCCGAGCAGTCGAAGGCGTCGGGTCCGGTGGCCCCCCAGCGGTAGGAGGCGCCCAGGTAGGCCGAGGCGATGCGCTCGAGCCGCGAGGTGTCGACCGCGGGGGCCGGCGCGGGCTGCGGGGGGGCGGGGGCCGCGGCCGCGGGCGCGGGGGGAACCCAGAGCTCCTGCCCCACGGCCAACGCGTCGCTCTGCAGGCCGTTGAGGCGTTTCAGGGTGGCCACGTCGGTGCCGTAGCGCCGGGCGATGCGCCACAGCGTCTCGCCCTTCGCCACCCTGTGGCGTTCGGGCAGGCGCAGCTCGGTCCCGGCCTTCAGGCCGCCCGCCGCCTCGGGGTTGAGCAGCAGCAGCACGGTGAGGTCGACGTCGTGGCTCACGGCGATGCGCCATAGGGTGTCACCGGGCTGGACCCGGTAGCTTCCGGCCAGCGCGCCGCCCAGAACGAGCAAGACCCCCAAGGCGAACGTTTTCACCTTAGGGGTCAGTATAGCGCGATTCAGGCGGCTTCTTCGGTCAGGGGCACCTCGGGGTCGGCCCAGGCGATGAGCGGGCGCAGCGAGAGCGGCGCGATGATCGTGGTGACCACGACCATGAAGATCACGATCGCGAACTCCTTTTCGTCGACCGCCCCGGCCGAGAGCCCGATCGAGGCCACGATCAGCCCCACCTCGCCGCGCGGCACCATGCCCACGCCCACCACCAGCGCCTGCCGGAGGCCCTGGGAGAGGGCGCCGAACATGGAGACCAACTTGCCGGCGATCGCGATCAGGCTGATGACCACACCGGCGATCAGCACCTCGCGGCTGGTCAGCGCCGCCAGGTCGAGCTGCACCCCCATGTAGGCGAAGAAGATGGGCGCCAGGAACGACTCGATGGCGTGGATCGGCGGCTCCAGCTCGTGTTCCTCGCGCAGCTCCGCCATCACCATGCCCGCCATGAAGGCCCCCACGATGGGCGCCAGCCCGATGAACGAGGCCAGCGTGGCCATGCCCATGCCGAAGGCGATGGCCACCCCCAGGGGCGACTG includes the following:
- a CDS encoding aminopeptidase codes for the protein MERELARLILDYSRPVEAGETLLVQAEMEAWPLLRELHREALVRGAYPLLRMAYPGEDAEFLERAGAWLERVPEVERALVAASDAFVRVLAPSDPFAASGIDGERLARHRRAWGVLRPPHGRRTLTLWPTAGLAAMAGMSQPAYRRLVRSAFFLDRPDPAAAWRALSKAQARLIRRLEGVRELRIQAAGTDLRMRVEGRRWVNSDGRSNFPSGEVYTAPLEDSVNGEVRFDLPILAGGRWVRGVRLVFEAGRVVEASAEEGDAYLQALLATDAGARGVGELGIGTNFGLERGTGLVLLDEKIGGTVHLALGQAYAATGGTNRSAVHRDLIVDLRRGGVLTADGEVVQENGRFNEDWFVWPG
- a CDS encoding C40 family peptidase, with the protein product MKTFALGVLLVLGGALAGSYRVQPGDTLWRIAVSHDVDLTVLLLLNPEAAGGLKAGTELRLPERHRVAKGETLWRIARRYGTDVATLKRLNGLQSDALAVGQELWVPPAPAAAAPAPPQPAPAPAVDTSRLERIASAYLGASYRWGATGPDAFDCSGYVGRVYGELGVALPRSTRDLWARLEPVRDLQPGDLVFFSFGGRGVDHVGIYLGNDRFIHANSVKNRVMIERFSAPWYRKVYLGARRVTPAKRTSLR
- the uvrB gene encoding excinuclease ABC subunit UvrB; protein product: MPKTATSLHADRAPARFRYRGPEPKGDQPKAIRQLVEGFASGLRYQTLLGATGTGKTVTMAKVIEALGRPTLVMAPNKVLAAQLAAEFRELFPENAVEYFISYYDYYQPEAYVPGRDLFIEKDASINPEIERLRHSTTQSLLTRRDVIVVASVSAIYGLGSPDDYYAMHLVLQVGQTVRREEILERLVELSYDRNDIDLQPGRFRAKGEVIEVWPAYGTEPVRIELWGDEIDRIHSVHPISGERGAELETLMLMPATHYATPEERLRPAMEAIEAELKARVAEFEKAGKLLEAQRLRERTLYDLELLRLMGHCPGIENYARHLSGRAPGEPPYTLLDYFPDDFVTFIDESHVTVPQIRGMYNGDYARKKVLVEYGFRLPSALDNRPLKLDEFLERTGQMVFVSATPGPEELAMSGQVVEQIIRPTGLLDPKVTIKPAEGQMEDLMAAIKERAARSERVLVTVLTKRMAEDLTAYLSEHGLRARYMHHELDAFERQALLRDLRLGHFDVLVGINLLREGLDLPEVSLVAILDADKTGFLRSERSLIQTIGRAARNAGGEVYLYAEEVSEAMKAAVEETNRRRAVQEAYNREHGITPRTIDKSVRRMVKPEDFEEAPELAAAVDEEELKRQIADLELAMWSASQDLDFERAAELRDQLRALEAQLKGVALPQASPPSRKKRRRRR
- a CDS encoding E3 binding domain-containing protein; the protein is MTEPKITPLARRLAEENGIDWHNLEGTGPDGTIVERDILAFLAKVMAGEVELPPEPSDAAPPEAVPDISQVQEVLAREGVDIGDLVPETPIEPPAPVEAAPTAEEVFVEEETFFEVDFEEEVAEAVPAPAPGPEAAPASGLDDEGWTVVEPEPEEASPWLEPEPEEAAPPAEAPGWEEPVEAAEEPAFEWEAPEPEPAAAEEAAAVEEEPAEPEAFEGVEFAEPAPEETAAATEEAESAGAFAEAEPLEEETAEAAWPLEPEEAFAETPEPEVAEPEPQAPEPVAAEPESAEPEATTEPAAPEAPAAPLPPTEPAAGEAAFAADVEEEAAPEPAVVFPPAFRRAVDLAAAERARADLSAAWRREVPLELLLFRAADRALAELEVPMRPVLGRFEGEAARTLAVQPALGLRDLFDQLLAAEEGGEGLVVLDLSETPYAEVILPGQVLLTLGRAGLPEGLGLLSISGELPTDRTRFLERVAFYLERPILLA